A genome region from Erigeron canadensis isolate Cc75 chromosome 3, C_canadensis_v1, whole genome shotgun sequence includes the following:
- the LOC122593523 gene encoding uncharacterized protein LOC122593523, with protein sequence MAGQGVTKDGNALLPGSSTSLPLLSLNHVSFRCKSVSTSAKFYTDVLEFVLIRRPSSFDFEGAWLFNHGIGIHLLEVETTPTKTGVINPKDNHISFQCTNMDLIIQKLEEMDIKYVTAVVTEGGVEVNQLFFHDPDGYMIEICNCHVLPMLPLTSCPVKKHTAIPQVNEVESPFYDNLSSKNYFCGEDEMMMENLVIDMMGISF encoded by the exons atggccGGACAAGGAGTAACGAAAGATGGAAATGCATTATTGCCGGGTTCTTCAACTTCATTGCCTTTATTATCTCTAAATCATGTCTCATTTAGATGTAAATCTGTTAGTACTTCTGCCAAGTTTTATACCGACGTTCTAGAATTCGTTCTAATCAGACGTCCCTCCTCTTTCGATTTTGAAGGTGCTTG GTTGTTCAACCATGGAATTGGTATACATTTGTTAGAAGTAGAGACGACTCCAACCAAAACAGGAGTAATCAATCCAAAAGACAACCACATTTCGTTTCAATGCACCAATATGGATCTCATAATTCAGAAACTTGAAGAAATGGACATTAAATATGTGACCGCAGTAGTAACAGAAGGCGGTGTAGAAGTGAACCAACTCTTTTTCCATGATCCCGATGGCTACATGATCGAAATTTGCAATTGTCATGTTCTTCCAATGCTTCCCCTCACCTCTTGCCCCGTCAAAAAGCACACGGCGATTCCACAAGTTAACGAAGTAGAATCCCCCTTTTACG ATAATTTGAGTTCCAAAAATTACTTTTGTGGAGAAGATGAGATGATGATGGAGAATTTGGTGATAGACATGATGGGTATCTCCTTCTAA
- the LOC122593482 gene encoding metallothiol transferase FosB-like, which produces MKNEMQEIMEEKSSFPSTKTYLKKSSHHQQLPLLSLNHVSFKCKSVSRSVKFYEDVLGFVLIRRPSSFDFEGAWLFNHGIGIHLLEMDTTPTKKTVINPKDNHISFQCSDMDLIVKKLEELDIKYVTALVKEGGVEVNQLFFHDPDGYMIEICNCHVLPVLPITSCPLKNLPKISKISNNADSSFYEKMKSKNHFCGEEEALLMDNLLVDMMGISF; this is translated from the exons atgaaaaatgagatGCAAGAAATCATGGAAGAAAAAAGCTCATTTCcatcaacaaaaacatatttaaaaaagtcGTCTCATCATCAACAATTGCCACTTTTGTCTCTAAATCATGTTTCGTTTAAATGCAAATCCGTAAGTCGATCTGTTAAGTTTTATGAAGATGTTTTGGGCTTCGTTCTCATTCGACGTCCTTCTTCCTTTGATTTCGAAGGTGCTTG GTTGTTCAACCATGGGATAGGAATACATTTACTAGAAATGGACACAACTCCAACCAAAAAAACAGTGATCAATCCAAAAGAcaatcacatttcatttcaatGCTCCGATATGGATCTCATTGTCAAGAAACTTGAGGAGCTAGACATCAAGTACGTGACCGCGTTGGTGAAAGAAGGCGGTGTGGAGGTGAACCAACTTTTCTTCCACGATCCGGACGGTTATATGATCGAGATATGCAATTGCCATGTTCTTCCTGTCCTTCCCATCACCTCATGCCCCCTCAAGAACCTCCCAAAAATCTCAAAAATCAGCAATAATGCCGATTCCTCTTTCTATG AGAAGATGAAGTCAAAAAATCACTTTTGTGGAGAGGAGGAAGCATTGTTGATGGACAATTTGTTAGTTGATATGATGGGCATTTCCTTTTGA
- the LOC122592735 gene encoding protein WHAT'S THIS FACTOR 9, mitochondrial-like: MTLLNRYAIRNNHLHHHFYLQPVRTFVDARVKWVRDAYLDFAVEKEKNLKPILSLKNLIISQPSKAIPLSTASFYKTIFDLPITATNFFQKYPSVFEIFQPSKPFSHPHVKLTPQALTVHNEESKILNSSSYRKDVAERLTRLLMLTRAKKLPLDIINLMRFDLGLPHDFILTLLPEFPEYFQICNMDNNSTGSVVFGLELVSWRDNLATSVLQRKTMEESYGVKRQIPIKFPINLPKGFDLEKKVRIWVHEWQNLPYISPYEDAFFLSPNSDQAEKWTVAVLHELLHLFVSKKTEKENLLALGDYLGFGPRFKKGLVHHPGIFYVSNKIRTQTVVLREAYKKDLLAQRHLLMGMRYRYLHLMNQSINVKRKYGLLVSCGNQRMGSFIKGA; encoded by the coding sequence ATGACACTTCTTAATCGATATGCCATCCGAAACAACCACCTTCACCATCATTTTTACCTGCAACCAGTTCGTACCTTTGTCGATGCAAGAGTTAAATGGGTCCGAGATGCCTACCTTGACTTTGCTGTTGAAAAGGAGAAAAACCTCAAACCAATACTTTCTCTCAAGAATTTAATCATCTCCCAACCCTCTAAAGCCATCCCTCTTTCTACTGCGTCCTTTTACAAAACCATATTCGATCTCCCCATTACCGCTACAAATTTCTTCCAAAAGTACCCTTCTGTATTTGAAATCTTCCAACCCTCCAAACCATTTTCCCACCCTCACGTTAAACTCACTCCACAAGCTTTAACTGTACACAATGAAGAATCAAAGATTTTGAACTCTTCCAGTTACCGTAAAGACGTGGCTGAGAGATTAACAAGACTGTTAATGCTCACACGAGCAAAAAAGCTTCCTTTAGATATTATTAATTTGATGCGTTTTGATCTTGGCTTGCCTCATGATTTTATCCTCACACTTCTTCCCGAATTTCctgaatattttcagatttgtaaTATGGATAATAATTCAACGGGCTCTGTAGTGTTCGGTCTAGAATTGGTCTCGTGGAGAGATAATCTGGCAACCTCAGTGTTGCAGAGAAAAACAATGGAGGAATCTTATGGTGTTAAAAGGCAAATCCCCATTAAGTTTCCAATAAATTTACCAAAAGGGTTTGATTTAGAAAAGAAAGTAAGAATCTGGGTGCACGAATGGCAGAATCTGCCTTATATATCACCATATGAAGATGCATTCTTCTTGTCACCCAACAGTGATCAAGCCGAGAAGTGGACAGTGGCTGTATTACACGAGTTGCTGCATCTTTTTGTATCGAAGAAGACAGAGAAGGAAAACTTATTGGCTTTAGGGGATTATTTGGGATTTGGGCCGAGGTTTAAAAAGGGGTTGGTGCACCATCCAGGAATCTTTTATGTTTCAAACAAGATCAGGACACAAACTGTGGTTTTACGGGAAGCTTATAAGAAGGATCTCTTGGCTCAAAGACATTTGTTAATGGGAATGAGGTATCGGTATCTGCATCTTATGAACCAGAGTATCAATGTAAAGAGAAAATATGGACTTCTAGTTAGTTGCGGTAACCAACGCATGGGTTCTTTTATCAAGGGAGCTTAA